In one window of Palaemon carinicauda isolate YSFRI2023 chromosome 2, ASM3689809v2, whole genome shotgun sequence DNA:
- the LOC137619085 gene encoding zinc finger BED domain-containing protein 5-like has protein sequence MFTRPLNSRIFSLLCEDMGSTHKALLLHTAVRWLSKGKVLVRFYELHEEVYEFLSNLKHDLASKLKDKIWIQRLAYLSDIFAHLNETNVSLQSNKVTYFKAQSKIIALQRKVKLWNDCILEGKYESFEHICEYLLANQLSLHTDIKVSISQHLSTMVELTGKYFISNTENLLWVQDSFLDSQNTQELPLREREQLIDISTNFELTAKFKESELSTFWINLLEDCPEIAAKALEFLTRFPATYLCEKTFSLYAATKTKYRNRLNAEKDMKLQVTSIMPDFEKLCNAKQQLHFSH, from the coding sequence ATGTTTACAAGACCACTTAATTCTCGCATCTTTAGTTTATTGTGCGAAGATATGGGAAGCACTCACAAAGCATTGCTATTACACACTGCCGTTCGATGGCTTTCTAAAGGGAAAGTGCTGGTTAGGTTTTATGAGTTGCATGAAGAGGTTTACGAGTTTTTGTCAAACCTGAAGCACGATTTAGCCTCCAAATTGAAGGATAAAATATGGATACAGAGACTGGCTTATCTTTCAGATATATTTGCTCATTTAAATGAAACAAATGTTTCATTGCAAAGCAACAAAGTTACATATTTCAAAGCTCAAAGTAAGATAATTGCTCTCCAACGCAAGGTGAAGCTCTGGAATGATTGCATTCTCGAGGGAAAATATGAAAGTTTTGAACACATTTGTGAATATCTACTTGCCAACCAGCTTTCTCTTCATACAGACATAAAAGTCTCTATCTCTCAGCATCTGTCTACGATGGTTGAATTAACTGGcaagtattttatttctaatactgaAAACCTTCTCTGGGTTCAAGATTCATTTCTCGATTCCCAAAACACACAAGAACTGCCTTTGAGAGAGAGGGAACAGTTAATAGACATTTCAACCAACTTTGAGTTGACAGCAAAATTTAAGGAAAGTGAACTTTCAACATTCTGGATAAACCTACTTGAAGACTGTCCAGAAATTGCAGCTAAAGCCCTTGAGTTTTTGACGCGCTTCCCAGCAACTTATCTTTGTGAGAAAACATTCTCCTTGTATGCAGCTACTAAAACTAAATACAGAAATAGGCTGAATGCAGAAAAGGATATGAAACTACAAGTTACTTCGATCATGCCCGACTTTGAAAAGCTTTGCAATGCAAAACAACAGCTGCACTTTAGTCATTAG